From Longimicrobium sp., the proteins below share one genomic window:
- a CDS encoding helix-turn-helix domain-containing protein, whose translation MSGRRRSDRALRPVLKRSPGRPGVVQRENRRRFWAAIATGVSSEEAASGAGVSHPVGYRWFREAGGMPPKILAPSSKPKSERHLSFAEREEIALLRVQGCGVRETARRLGRDASTISRELRRNAATRGGNLEYRATTAQWHAERAARRPKPVKLAVNARLRKYVRERLAGEVAGPGGSAARGPVVPWRSRRHGRRQHRRWGKAWSPEQIARRLRLDFPGDETMRISHETIYQALYVQGRGALRRELTACLRTGRALRVPRARSRGRRKSHVTPEIMISERPAEVADRAVPGHWEG comes from the coding sequence ATGAGCGGGCGACGACGGTCGGATCGGGCACTACGCCCAGTGTTGAAGCGGTCGCCTGGCCGACCGGGAGTGGTTCAGCGTGAGAACCGGCGACGGTTCTGGGCGGCTATTGCGACGGGTGTGTCGAGTGAGGAAGCGGCGAGCGGCGCCGGCGTGTCGCATCCGGTAGGCTACCGGTGGTTCCGGGAAGCAGGCGGCATGCCACCGAAGATACTTGCACCATCGTCGAAGCCAAAATCGGAGCGGCATCTGTCGTTTGCGGAGCGCGAAGAGATCGCGTTACTGCGGGTGCAGGGCTGCGGGGTACGGGAGACAGCCCGGCGGCTGGGTCGGGACGCGTCAACGATCTCGCGTGAGCTGAGGCGCAACGCGGCCACGCGCGGTGGCAACCTGGAATATCGGGCCACCACGGCGCAGTGGCATGCCGAGCGGGCGGCCCGCCGTCCTAAGCCGGTGAAGCTGGCGGTGAACGCGCGATTGCGGAAATATGTCCGGGAGCGGCTGGCCGGGGAGGTTGCTGGCCCTGGCGGGTCCGCGGCTCGCGGGCCTGTCGTGCCCTGGAGAAGCCGGCGCCATGGTCGGCGCCAGCACCGTCGCTGGGGCAAGGCGTGGAGCCCTGAGCAGATTGCTCGACGGCTGCGGCTCGACTTTCCTGGTGACGAGACGATGCGCATCAGCCATGAGACGATCTATCAGGCGCTGTACGTGCAAGGGCGCGGCGCGCTGCGGCGCGAGCTGACCGCCTGCCTGCGGACCGGGCGGGCGCTCCGGGTTCCGCGGGCGCGCAGCCGTGGTCGGCGCAAGTCGCATGTCACGCCCGAGATCATGATCAGCGAGCGCCCGGCTGAGGTGGCCGACCGGGCGGTACCGGGCCACTGGGAGGGAGA